The following proteins are encoded in a genomic region of Xenopus laevis strain J_2021 chromosome 3L, Xenopus_laevis_v10.1, whole genome shotgun sequence:
- the txnrd1.L gene encoding thioredoxin reductase 1, cytoplasmic L homeolog (UGA stop codon recoded as selenocysteine) translates to MGNSVKKGKAVFVDQTQVKSMRLYKAALEDQSGKSPEIIRCRDNENDDNGWRTGKEKSGLKIEIEEYICSSDVVIFSKTSCDSCAKVKDHFDKMGITYLSVELDQIDNGHKLEELLYEQTMETSLPSVFVKEKHIGNYDDILKLSKENLFQKLLENKEDNPDQITYDYDLIVIGGGSGGLAVSKEAAKYGKKVLVLDFVTPSPLGTKWGLGGTCVNVGCIPKKLMHQAALLRQALKDSQKYGWQIADNIQHNWETMTDSVQNYIGSLNFNYRVALMENNVKYENGYGEFVGPNTIKSTNSRGKSKYFTAEKFLIATGERPRYLGIPGDKEYCITSDDLFSLTYCPGKTLVVGASYVALECAGFLAGLGLDVTVMVRSILLRGFDQQMANKIGEYMEEHGVKFIRQFVPTKIEQIEAGTPGRLKVTSQAPDGTETTDEYNTVLLAIGRDACTRNIGLEIPGVKINEKTGKIPVNDEEQTNVPYIYAIGDVIQDKLELTPVAIQAGRLLAKRLYGDSTLKCDYVNVPTTVFTPLEYGACGLSEENAIRQYGEENVEVYHSYFWPLEWTVPARDNNKCYAKIICNLKDNERVVGFHVLSPNAGEITQGFAVAIKCGLTKDQLDNTIGIHPVCAEIFTTLTVTKRSGGNILQSGCUG, encoded by the exons CTTTAGAAGATCAGAGCggtaaatcaccagaaataatcaGATGTAGAGATAATGAGAATGATGACAATGGATGGAGGACAGGCAAGGAGAAAAGTGGCCTTAAAATTGAAATTGAGGAATATATCTGTTCCAGTGATGTTGTGATCTTCAGCAAGACATCATGCGACAGCTGTGCCAAA GTGAAGGATCATTTTGACAAAATGGGTATTACATATCTGTCAGTAGAGCTAGACCAAATAG ACAACGGGCACAAACTGGAAGAACTGCTGTACGAGCAAACCATGGAAACATCTTTACCCAGTGTTTTTGTGAAGGAAAAGCATATAGGAAACTATGATGACATTTTAAAG TTGTCTAAAGAAAACCTGTTTCAGAAACTTCTAGAAAATAAAGAAGATAATCCTGACCAAATCACATATGACTACGACTTGATAGTTATTGGTGGTGGATCCGGAGGGCTAGCTGTTTCTAAG GAGGCTGCAAAGTATGGCAAGAAAGTGCTGGTACTAGACTTTGTGACTCCATCACCCCTTGGCACAAAATGGG GGCTTGGAGGAACCTGTGTAAATGTAGGCTGCATTCCCAAGAAGCTTATGCATCAGGCGGCTTTGCTAAGACAGGCTTTGAAAGATTCTCAGAAATATGGATGGCAGATAGCAGACAACA TACAGCACAACTGGGAAACAATGACAGATTCTGTTCAGAACTATATTGGCTCTCTAAACTTTAACTACAGAGTCGCCCTAATGGAAAACAACGTGAAGTATGAAAATGGCTATGGAGAATTTGTAGGTCCAAATACAATCAAG tcaacAAACAGTAGAGGAAAATCGAAATACTTTACAGCAGAAAAATTTCTCATTGCCACTGGTGAACGTCCACGATACTTAGGTATTCCTGGAGACAAGGAATACTGCATTACAAG TGATGACCTCTTCTCACTTACTTACTGTCCGGGGAAGACTCTGGTTGTTGGAGCATCCTATGTTGCCTTGGaatgtgctgggtttttggcaggACTTGGTCTAGATGTCACTGTCATGGTGCGTTCCATTCTTTTAAGAGGTTTTGACCAACAAATGGCTAACAAGATTGGTGAATACATGGAAGAACACGGAGTGAAATTCATCAGACAATTCGTGCCAACTAAG ATAGAACAAATAGAAGCAGGCACGCCTGGAAGGTTAAAGGTAACATCACAAGCACCTGATGGCACAGAGACAACTGACGAATACAACACT GTTCTGCTGGCAATTGGGAGGGATGCTTGCACAAGAAATATTGGGCTTGAAATACCTGGAGTAAAGATAAATGAAAA AACAGGAAAAATCCCAGTTAATGATGAGGAGCAGACTAATGTGCCTTATATCTATGCCATTGGAGATGTCATACAGGACAAACTAGAGCTCACCCCTGTAGCTATCCAAGCTGGCCGTCTGCTAGCCAAGAGGCTGTATGGAGATTCAACTCTAAAG tgTGACTATGTAAATGTGCCGACAACAGTATTTACCCCTTTGGAATATGGTGCCTGCGGTTTATCAGAGGAAAATGCAATCAGACAATATGGAGAGGAAAATGTAGAG GTCTATCACAGTTACTTCTGGCCTCTAGAATGGACGGTACCAGCGAGGGACAATAACAAATGTTATGCAAAGATCATCTGTAATCTGAAAGATAAT GAAAGAGTTGTGGGATTCCATGTCCTTTCTCCGAATGCTGGAGAAATAACCCAAGGATTTGCAGTGGCAATTAAATGCGGCCTCACTAAAGATCAACTGGATAATACAATAGGAATTCATCCAGTCTGTGCGGAG